The following coding sequences lie in one Drosophila bipectinata strain 14024-0381.07 chromosome XR, DbipHiC1v2, whole genome shotgun sequence genomic window:
- the LOC108133499 gene encoding solute carrier family 25 member 46-B-like has translation MSDKNRKLLEYFSIGVVVTFHSASLVETVQSDIASEKPGLFDIFREGSLRFLYWSSPQKGRMLPAWALIGPCVSLGIIKYLFSLVIRGLSSRIIRRRLTALRKKRAEKICDDELENQNAEIYTNLITTITTEVIFYPFETVLHRLQLQGTRTIIDNLDNGYAVVPILTNYQGAIDCYQSTIFSEGFCGLYKGFGAMILQFMSHLAVLKLSKLIVSKISETLSNQPSSRVVHYYNIDNIVCSSSSSNMS, from the exons ATGTCAGATAAAAATCGGAAGTTGCTGGAATA tttcagcATTGGAGTGGTTGTAACATTCCATTCTGCATCTTTAGTGGAGACGGTCCAAAGTGATATAGCAAGTGAAAAACCAGGactttttgatatatttcgaGAAGGAAGTCTTCGATTTCTGTATTGGAGTTCACCACAGAAGGGCAGAATGCTGCCTGCTTGGGCGTTAATAGGGCCATGTGTTTCATTGGGAATTATAAAGTATTTATTCAGTTTAGTAATTCGTGGGCTGTCTTCTAGGATTATAAGACGGCGGTTAACAGCTTTAAGAAAAAAACGTGCTGAAAAAATTTGCGATGATGAGCTAGAAAATCAAAATGCTGAGATATATACCAATCttataacaacaataaccACCGAGGTCATTTTCTATCCTTTTGAAACCGTGTTACATCGTCTTCAACTACAAGGTACACGAACTATTATTGACAATTTAGACAATGGTTATGCAGTTGTTCCAATACTAACAAACTATCAAGGAGCCATCGATTGTTACCAATCGACCATATTTTCAGAAGGTTTTTGTGGGCTCTATAAAGGATTTGGCGCAATGATTCTACAATTCATGTCACACCTTGCTGTCCTTAAACTATCAAAGTTGATTGTAAGCAAAATATCTGAAACTCTTTCAAATCAGCCATCATCACGAGTTGTGCACTACTATAATATCGATAATATTGTTTGTAGTTCTAGCTCATCGAATATGTCGTAA